From Xenopus laevis strain J_2021 chromosome 7L, Xenopus_laevis_v10.1, whole genome shotgun sequence, one genomic window encodes:
- the leng9.L gene encoding leukocyte receptor cluster (LRC) member 9 L homeolog (The RefSeq protein has 1 substitution compared to this genomic sequence) translates to MEDTGTSQDVPNGDTNSEVDPPHSESETDPLTNSSGTSAEGVPCQFFLLGRCRFGERCRNVHPESLQNSQPESKAKTKEKRSEPNAKKPPMKTAADVISRIQWDPNLPKEHFLIGYLDRFLGIIEKPYSAFCWEDLASVGHDVLAIPKHRIQYFKYQRLVVWDKTSRTDNVFGSTGSGLTILDIIDQYEALAPEQPETANPDEAISPDTEDTETRNDFGASERSNDIDENDGKSRPTHFVAVRISSDDVRNAVKEIQNVLLGNNPELEEFCVPVQTLHLTLCLLYLESAEDIESALLTLQELKHEMQRTLPPSLILSFEGVRDFHSRVLYLAPSAVPALEKFTHDLQKSFRSKGLRVVDSQRSSIFHVTIAKIPMKVLRKQPNLAFSPQVYNTTPVTHFGAQHVDSLSFCYAGSTRRTDGFYTTLLELNLY, encoded by the coding sequence ATGGAGGACACAGGCACATCACAAGATGTCCCAAACGGTGATACCAACTCAGAAGTGGATCCCCCTCACTCAGAAAGTGAAACAGATCCATTAACAAATTCTTCTGGGACATCGGCTGAGGGTGTTCCATGCCAGTTCTTTCTACTGGGGCGCTGCAGATTTGGAGAAAGGTGTAGAAACGTGCACCCAGAATCGCTGCAGAACTCCCAACCTGAaagtaaagcaaaaacaaaagaaaaaaggtctGAACCAAATGCAAAGAAGCCGCCAATGAAGACTGCAGCAGATGTCATCTCACGAATTCAGTGGGACCCGAACTTACCCAAGGAGCATTTTCTGATCGGTTATCTGGATAGGTTTTTGGGCATTATTGAAAAGCCCTATTCTGCTTTCTGTTGGGAAGATTTGGCTTCAGTAGGGCATGATGTCCTCGCTATACCCAAGCATCGCATTCAGTACTTCAAGTACCAGCGTCTGGTGGTATGGGACAAAACCTCCCGCACGGACAATGTTTTTGGCTCAACTGGGAGTGGTCTCACAATATTAGATATCATCGACCAATACGAAGCACTGGCACCGGAGCAACCTGAAACGGCAAATCCGGATGAAGCAATTTCACCCGACACAGAAGATACGGAAACGAGGAATGACTTTGGCGCCAGTGAACGTAGCAATGATATTGATGAGAATGATGGGAAAAGCAGGCCCACTCATTTCGTGGCAGTGCGTATTAACAGCGATGACGTAAGAAATGCTGTAAAGGAAATACAAAATGTACTGCTGGGAAACAATCCTGAGCTGGAAGAGTTTTGTGTCCCTGTACAAACCCTTCATTTAACATTGTGCCTCTTGTATTTGGAAAGCGCAGAAGATATTGAAAGTGCTCTTCTAACGCTGCAAGAACTGAAGCATGAAATGCAACGGACTCTCCCACCGAGCCTCATTCTCAGTTTTGAAGGGGTGCGGGACTTTCATTCCCGTGTGCTTTATTTAGCACCTTCGGCTGTTCCAGCATTAGAGAAATTTACTCACGATCTTCAGAAGAGTTTTCGGAGCAAAGGTCTAAGGGTTGTAGACTCCCAAAGGTCCAGCATCTTTCATGTAACAATAGCAAAAATACCCATGAAAGTTTTAAGGAAGCAGCCCAACCTTGCCTTTTCTCCACAAGTCTATAACACCACCCCAGTTACACACTTTGGTGCTCAACATGTTGATAGTCTCAGTTTCTGCTACGCTGGTAGTACGAGGCGCACTGACGGCTTCTATACAACACTTTTAGAGTTAAATTTATATTGA
- the leng9.L gene encoding leukocyte receptor cluster (LRC) member 9 L homeolog isoform X1, which translates to MEDTGTSQDVPNGDTNSEVDPPHSESETDPLTNSSGTSAEGVPCQFFLLGRCRFGERCRNVHPESLQNSQPESKAKTKEKRSEPNAKKPPMKTAADVISRIQWDPNLPKEHFLIGYLDRFLGIIEKPYSAFCWEDLASVGHDVLAIPKHRIQYFKYQRLVVWDKTSRTDNVFGSTGSGLTILDIIDQYEALAPEQPETANPDEAISPDTEDTETRNDFGASERSNDIDENDGKSRPTHFVAVRINSDDVRNAVKEIQNVLLGNNPELEEFCVPVQTLHLTLCLLYLESAEDIESALLTLQELKHEMQRTLPPSLILSFEGVRDFHSRVLYLAPSAVPALEKFTHDLQKSFRSKGLRVVDSQRSSIFHVTIAKIPMKVLRKQPNLAFSPQVYNTTPVTHFGAQHVDSLSFCYAGSTRRTDGFYTTLLELNLY; encoded by the coding sequence ATGGAGGACACAGGCACATCACAAGATGTCCCAAACGGTGATACCAACTCAGAAGTGGATCCCCCTCACTCAGAAAGTGAAACAGATCCATTAACAAATTCTTCTGGGACATCGGCTGAGGGTGTTCCATGCCAGTTCTTTCTACTGGGGCGCTGCAGATTTGGAGAAAGGTGTAGAAACGTGCACCCAGAATCGCTGCAGAACTCCCAACCTGAaagtaaagcaaaaacaaaagaaaaaaggtctGAACCAAATGCAAAGAAGCCGCCAATGAAGACTGCAGCAGATGTCATCTCACGAATTCAGTGGGACCCGAACTTACCCAAGGAGCATTTTCTGATCGGTTATCTGGATAGGTTTTTGGGCATTATTGAAAAGCCCTATTCTGCTTTCTGTTGGGAAGATTTGGCTTCAGTAGGGCATGATGTCCTCGCTATACCCAAGCATCGCATTCAGTACTTCAAGTACCAGCGTCTGGTGGTATGGGACAAAACCTCCCGCACGGACAATGTTTTTGGCTCAACTGGGAGTGGTCTCACAATATTAGATATCATCGACCAATACGAAGCACTGGCACCGGAGCAACCTGAAACGGCAAATCCGGATGAAGCAATTTCACCCGACACAGAAGATACGGAAACGAGGAATGACTTTGGCGCCAGTGAACGTAGCAATGATATTGATGAGAATGATGGGAAAAGCAGGCCCACTCATTTCGTGGCAGTGCGTATTAACAGCGATGACGTAAGAAATGCTGTAAAGGAAATACAAAATGTACTGCTGGGAAACAATCCTGAGCTGGAAGAGTTTTGTGTCCCTGTACAAACCCTTCATTTAACATTGTGCCTCTTGTATTTGGAAAGCGCAGAAGATATTGAAAGTGCTCTTCTAACGCTGCAAGAACTGAAGCATGAAATGCAACGGACTCTCCCACCGAGCCTCATTCTCAGTTTTGAAGGGGTGCGGGACTTTCATTCCCGTGTGCTTTATTTAGCACCTTCGGCTGTTCCAGCATTAGAGAAATTTACTCACGATCTTCAGAAGAGTTTTCGGAGCAAAGGTCTAAGGGTTGTAGACTCCCAAAGGTCCAGCATCTTTCATGTAACAATAGCAAAAATACCCATGAAAGTTTTAAGGAAGCAGCCCAACCTTGCCTTTTCTCCACAAGTCTATAACACCACCCCAGTTACACACTTTGGTGCTCAACATGTTGATAGTCTCAGTTTCTGCTACGCTGGTAGTACGAGGCGCACTGACGGCTTCTATACAACACTTTTAGAGTTAAATTTATATTGA